A window of Clavibacter michiganensis contains these coding sequences:
- a CDS encoding CDGSH iron-sulfur domain-containing protein, giving the protein MSAPSAGDAAAPVPGAPSAAAVPAPARSSASEPARIIAYPDGPLLVRGDFEIVDPEGRPVPRTRSTVALCRCGVSSIKPYCDGTHRLVGFRTDPPAPGAE; this is encoded by the coding sequence GTGAGCGCGCCGTCCGCGGGTGACGCGGCCGCGCCCGTCCCCGGCGCGCCCAGCGCCGCCGCCGTCCCCGCGCCTGCCCGGTCGTCCGCCTCCGAGCCGGCGCGGATCATCGCGTACCCCGACGGGCCGCTGCTCGTCCGCGGCGACTTCGAGATCGTGGATCCCGAGGGCCGCCCGGTCCCGCGGACGCGCAGCACGGTCGCGCTCTGCCGCTGCGGCGTCTCCTCGATCAAGCCCTACTGCGACGGCACGCACCGGCTGGTCGGCTTCCGCACGGATCCGCCCGCGCCCGGCGCGGAGTGA
- a CDS encoding neutral zinc metallopeptidase, whose amino-acid sequence MTFDDDARIDSSKVTRRRGGRGRTTGIAAGGGGLLVVVAVILVQQFTGVDLSQLVGGAGGSGTAGSSQEQDEAIEGCTTGAEANASVECRMAGAADSLDTYWSTAAAEVGIADYTRPDFSLFSAATSTGCGEATSATGPFYCPPDRRLFVDVTFFDELRTRFGASGGPLAQMYVVGHEWGHHIQQLSGAFDRADRSGTGPDSDSVRLEVQADCYAGAWVGAASEVRDDTGTAFLEPVSAAEVADALDAAAAVGDDRIQAQSGGGVDPDTWTHGSAEQRQRWFEAGRAGGPTACDTFSVPGSAL is encoded by the coding sequence ATGACCTTCGACGACGACGCCCGCATCGACAGCAGCAAGGTCACACGGCGTCGCGGCGGCAGGGGACGCACGACCGGCATCGCGGCCGGCGGCGGCGGGCTCCTGGTGGTGGTCGCGGTGATCCTCGTGCAGCAGTTCACGGGCGTCGACCTGTCGCAGCTCGTGGGCGGGGCGGGCGGCTCGGGGACGGCCGGGTCGTCACAGGAGCAGGACGAGGCGATCGAGGGCTGCACGACCGGCGCGGAGGCGAACGCGAGCGTCGAGTGCCGCATGGCGGGCGCGGCCGACTCGCTCGACACGTACTGGAGCACCGCGGCGGCCGAGGTCGGCATCGCCGACTACACGCGACCGGACTTCTCGCTGTTCTCCGCGGCGACGAGCACCGGATGCGGCGAGGCGACGAGCGCCACCGGCCCCTTCTACTGCCCGCCGGACCGGCGCCTCTTCGTCGACGTCACGTTCTTCGACGAGCTGCGCACGCGCTTCGGCGCCTCGGGCGGGCCGCTCGCGCAGATGTACGTCGTCGGGCACGAGTGGGGCCACCACATCCAGCAGCTGTCGGGCGCCTTCGACCGCGCCGACCGGAGCGGGACGGGACCGGACTCCGACTCCGTGCGGCTCGAGGTGCAGGCCGACTGCTACGCGGGCGCATGGGTCGGCGCGGCCTCCGAGGTGCGGGACGACACGGGGACCGCGTTCCTCGAGCCCGTGTCCGCGGCCGAGGTGGCGGACGCGCTCGACGCCGCGGCCGCCGTGGGCGACGACCGCATCCAGGCCCAGTCGGGCGGCGGGGTGGATCCGGACACCTGGACGCACGGATCTGCCGAGCAGCGCCAGCGCTGGTTCGAGGCCGGTCGCGCGGGCGGCCCCACGGCGTGCGACACGTTCTCGGTGCCGGGCAGCGCGCTCTAG
- a CDS encoding ABC transporter permease subunit, whose product MTATSTTYAPAPVTTGRPTLPRLMRSEWIKLRTLRSTVWCFALVFLLLAGFSALFTPFVVDQLRTQLSLPGVPATDLLLQVGLSGVTLSMLVAGVLGVLVISGEYSTGMIRSSFSAAPRRLGVIAAKAIVYTVVTFVITAIAVAAALLIARGYFASAGAEVDVLDGDFLLAALGGVLFVVLIGLMGFGFGLLLRNGAAGIGALVGLVLVVPIVGQLLGGVLDWVADLAPYFPLSAGNRLYSMATGAPGELEFWQALLVMVGWVAVILVPAMILARKRDA is encoded by the coding sequence ATGACCGCCACCAGCACGACCTACGCGCCCGCACCGGTGACCACGGGCCGGCCCACGCTCCCCCGCCTGATGCGCTCCGAGTGGATCAAGCTGCGGACGCTGCGCTCCACCGTCTGGTGCTTCGCCCTCGTCTTCCTCCTGCTCGCCGGCTTCTCGGCGCTCTTCACGCCCTTCGTCGTGGACCAGCTCCGGACGCAGCTGTCCCTCCCCGGCGTCCCCGCGACGGACCTGCTCCTCCAGGTGGGGCTCAGCGGCGTCACCCTGTCGATGCTCGTCGCCGGCGTGCTCGGCGTGCTGGTGATCAGCGGCGAGTACTCGACCGGCATGATCCGCTCGTCCTTCAGCGCCGCGCCGCGCCGCCTGGGCGTCATCGCCGCCAAGGCGATCGTCTACACGGTGGTGACGTTCGTCATCACCGCGATCGCGGTGGCCGCCGCGCTCCTCATCGCCCGCGGGTACTTCGCGTCCGCCGGCGCCGAGGTCGACGTGCTGGACGGCGACTTCCTGCTCGCGGCCCTCGGCGGCGTGCTCTTCGTCGTGCTCATCGGCCTGATGGGCTTCGGCTTCGGACTGCTGCTGCGCAACGGCGCGGCGGGGATCGGCGCCCTCGTCGGCCTCGTGCTCGTCGTGCCGATCGTCGGCCAGCTGCTCGGCGGCGTGCTCGACTGGGTCGCCGATCTCGCGCCGTACTTCCCGCTCAGCGCCGGCAACCGGCTCTACAGCATGGCCACGGGAGCGCCCGGTGAGCTCGAGTTCTGGCAGGCGCTGCTCGTCATGGTCGGGTGGGTCGCCGTGATCCTCGTGCCCGCGATGATCCTCGCCCGGAAGCGGGACGCCTGA
- a CDS encoding NAD-dependent epimerase/dehydratase family protein, with protein sequence MRVVVIGATGNLGTGVLRRLHAAGAEIVGVARRMPDASLEPYSEVTWRLADIGAAGAVSGLAATMRGADAVIHLGWALQPNHRERVMHRTNVIGTAHVLEAVAQAGVAQVVVASSVGAYSAAPKDRPRDETWPTGGIHTSHYSRHKAENERAMDAFEQAHPEVVVTRMRPGLVMHDEAAAEIAGLFLGRWIPTRWLGLATRTPVLPLPRELVSQVVHNEDVADAFWRAVERRAPGAFNVAADPVVDPALVGRLLDARVVTVPLPALRALVSASWRLRVQRTDPGWIDIAANVPVMSTDRAREVLGWVPTHTAEEVLVEFGRAFVHRSGREGSAPLAG encoded by the coding sequence ATGCGCGTCGTCGTCATCGGAGCGACCGGGAACCTCGGGACCGGGGTGCTGCGCCGCCTCCACGCCGCGGGCGCGGAGATCGTGGGCGTCGCCCGGCGAATGCCCGACGCGTCCCTCGAGCCCTACTCCGAGGTCACCTGGCGCCTGGCCGACATCGGCGCGGCGGGCGCGGTCTCCGGGCTCGCTGCCACCATGCGGGGCGCCGACGCGGTGATCCACCTCGGATGGGCGCTGCAGCCGAACCACCGCGAGCGCGTGATGCACCGCACCAACGTCATCGGCACGGCGCACGTGCTCGAGGCCGTCGCGCAGGCGGGCGTCGCGCAGGTGGTCGTCGCCTCGTCGGTCGGCGCGTACAGCGCGGCGCCCAAGGACCGGCCGCGGGACGAGACCTGGCCCACCGGCGGGATCCACACCTCCCACTACTCCCGGCACAAGGCCGAGAACGAGCGCGCGATGGACGCGTTCGAGCAGGCGCACCCGGAGGTCGTGGTGACGCGCATGCGACCCGGGCTCGTGATGCACGACGAGGCCGCCGCGGAGATCGCCGGGCTCTTCCTCGGGCGCTGGATCCCCACGCGCTGGCTGGGACTGGCCACCCGCACCCCGGTGCTGCCGCTCCCCCGCGAGCTGGTGTCGCAGGTGGTGCACAACGAGGACGTCGCGGACGCGTTCTGGCGCGCGGTGGAGCGGCGGGCGCCCGGCGCGTTCAACGTCGCTGCGGATCCCGTCGTGGATCCCGCGCTCGTCGGCCGCCTGCTCGACGCGCGCGTCGTGACGGTGCCGCTCCCGGCGCTCCGCGCGCTCGTGTCGGCGAGCTGGCGGCTGCGCGTGCAGCGGACGGATCCGGGCTGGATCGACATCGCCGCGAACGTGCCCGTGATGTCGACCGATCGCGCCCGCGAGGTGCTGGGCTGGGTGCCGACGCACACGGCGGAGGAGGTGCTGGTCGAGTTCGGCCGCGCCTTCGTGCACCGCAGCGGGCGCGAGGGCTCGGCACCGCTCGCCGGATGA
- a CDS encoding iron-containing redox enzyme family protein: MTDLLATAHEAASTLPSPLPAARGPLSAALLADLVAGSSSPAGTGSAAAGTSRDARAIASAPDLAALAAEALAATDDVVRDDDVQLSLFCLYELHHAGLEGVDDDREWDPRLIAVRGILERAFEAALRERIAVPERPEPTSAGVAAALFALTSADSGPSLSRFVARKASVEQLREFLVQRSIYTLGEADPHSWAIPRLRGRAKAALVEIQADEYGGGRPERVHATIFGATLRGVGLDERYGAYLDDVPAITLASSNAMSLFGLHRRLRGAIVGHLAAFEMTSSVPSRLYASGIRRLGFGDDVAWYYDEHVEADAVHEQIAAHDLAGGLVESEPELLDDVLFGAAACLEVEGWVGAHVLASWQAGRSSLREGSTAAVVAA, encoded by the coding sequence ATGACCGATCTGCTCGCGACCGCCCACGAAGCGGCCAGCACCCTCCCCTCGCCCCTCCCCGCCGCGCGCGGGCCGCTCAGCGCGGCGCTCCTCGCCGACCTCGTCGCGGGATCCTCCTCCCCGGCCGGGACGGGATCCGCCGCCGCCGGCACCTCCCGCGACGCCCGGGCGATCGCCTCCGCCCCCGACCTCGCGGCGCTCGCCGCGGAGGCGCTCGCCGCCACGGACGACGTGGTCCGCGACGACGACGTCCAGCTCTCCCTGTTCTGCCTCTACGAGCTGCACCACGCCGGCCTCGAGGGGGTGGACGACGACCGCGAGTGGGACCCGCGGCTGATCGCCGTCCGCGGGATCCTCGAGCGCGCGTTCGAGGCCGCCCTGCGCGAGCGCATCGCCGTTCCCGAGCGCCCGGAGCCGACGTCCGCGGGCGTCGCCGCCGCGCTCTTCGCGCTCACCTCGGCCGACTCCGGTCCGTCCCTCTCGCGGTTCGTGGCGCGGAAGGCGAGCGTCGAGCAGCTCCGCGAGTTCCTGGTGCAGCGCTCGATCTACACGCTCGGCGAGGCCGACCCGCACTCCTGGGCGATCCCGCGACTCCGCGGTCGCGCCAAGGCCGCGCTCGTGGAGATCCAGGCCGACGAGTACGGCGGCGGCCGACCCGAGCGCGTCCACGCGACGATCTTCGGCGCGACCCTCCGCGGCGTCGGCCTCGACGAGCGCTACGGCGCGTACCTCGACGACGTGCCCGCGATCACGCTCGCGTCCTCCAACGCCATGTCGCTGTTCGGCCTGCACCGGCGCCTCCGCGGCGCCATCGTCGGCCACCTCGCGGCGTTCGAGATGACGTCGAGCGTGCCCAGCCGCCTCTACGCGAGCGGGATCCGCCGCCTCGGCTTCGGCGACGACGTCGCCTGGTACTACGACGAGCACGTCGAGGCCGACGCCGTGCACGAGCAGATCGCGGCGCACGACCTCGCGGGCGGGCTCGTCGAGTCCGAGCCGGAGCTGCTCGACGACGTGCTGTTCGGCGCGGCCGCGTGCCTCGAGGTCGAGGGCTGGGTCGGTGCGCACGTGCTGGCGAGCTGGCAGGCCGGGCGGTCGTCGCTGCGCGAGGGATCGACGGCCGCCGTGGTCGCCGCGTGA
- a CDS encoding sensor histidine kinase — translation MGAADTAAPDGVRLPTPPGAFRGWMARHPRTVDAVIAIAFTLLSVSAAPVVGSRSPGLAGGVVLAALSVLTGVALMLRRSRPVTVLAVSGAAAAAGALVSGAFDGGAVPLALYALAVYGSARHAWIGFGGVAVLIAVVAPSTAGEGPMALSIATMLLINLILPLIATLIGINVGGRKRYVEALRDLAVQLARERDQQARLATAAERTRIAREIHDIVAHGITVMVTLADGAAASAVARPELARDAMREVAETGRTSLSEMRRMLGVLAEEPGAGDAVPPSLRAPQPGHADLAALVDSFRSTGLPVRFTSTGTPPDDPGRQLAVFRVVQESLTNVLRYAPNADRVEVKLDHRPEEIIVEVTDDDLTGPVVPPVPGSGRGLVGVAERMAVYGGTATAGRREAGGWRVLATMPSGLHDVRPGDARRTADPIDRTTRAQEDR, via the coding sequence TTGGGCGCGGCGGACACCGCCGCGCCCGACGGCGTCCGCCTGCCCACCCCGCCGGGCGCCTTCCGCGGCTGGATGGCCCGGCACCCGCGAACGGTCGACGCGGTCATCGCCATCGCGTTCACGCTGCTGTCGGTGAGCGCGGCCCCCGTCGTCGGGAGCAGATCCCCCGGTCTCGCCGGAGGCGTGGTGCTGGCAGCGCTCAGCGTCCTGACGGGCGTCGCCCTCATGCTCCGCCGAAGCCGGCCCGTGACGGTCCTCGCCGTCTCGGGGGCGGCGGCCGCCGCGGGTGCCCTCGTGTCCGGCGCCTTCGACGGCGGCGCCGTCCCGCTCGCGCTCTACGCGCTGGCCGTCTACGGGTCCGCCCGGCACGCGTGGATCGGGTTCGGCGGCGTCGCCGTCCTCATCGCGGTCGTCGCGCCGTCGACGGCGGGCGAGGGGCCCATGGCCCTGTCGATCGCCACCATGCTGCTCATCAACCTGATCCTCCCGCTCATCGCGACGCTCATCGGCATCAACGTGGGAGGGCGCAAGCGCTACGTCGAGGCGCTCCGGGACCTCGCCGTGCAGCTCGCCCGCGAGCGCGACCAGCAGGCGCGGCTCGCCACCGCGGCGGAGCGGACGCGGATCGCGCGGGAGATCCACGACATCGTCGCCCACGGGATCACCGTCATGGTGACGCTCGCCGACGGGGCGGCCGCGAGCGCCGTCGCCCGACCGGAGCTCGCCCGCGACGCGATGCGCGAGGTCGCCGAGACCGGTCGCACCTCCCTGTCCGAGATGCGCCGCATGCTGGGCGTCCTCGCCGAGGAGCCCGGCGCGGGCGACGCCGTCCCGCCGTCGCTCCGCGCGCCCCAGCCCGGGCACGCCGACCTCGCCGCGCTGGTCGACTCGTTCCGCTCCACCGGCCTCCCTGTCCGCTTCACCAGCACGGGCACGCCTCCCGACGACCCGGGACGGCAGCTCGCCGTCTTCCGCGTCGTGCAGGAGTCGCTGACCAACGTGCTCCGGTACGCGCCGAACGCCGACCGGGTCGAGGTGAAGCTCGACCACCGGCCGGAGGAGATCATCGTCGAGGTCACGGATGACGACCTCACGGGCCCCGTCGTGCCGCCCGTCCCCGGCAGCGGCCGCGGCCTCGTGGGCGTCGCGGAGCGCATGGCGGTGTACGGCGGCACCGCGACCGCCGGACGACGCGAGGCCGGCGGCTGGCGTGTGCTGGCCACCATGCCCAGCGGGCTCCACGACGTGCGTCCCGGTGACGCGCGCCGGACCGCCGACCCCATCGACCGCACCACCCGCGCCCAGGAGGACCGATGA
- a CDS encoding response regulator transcription factor, whose protein sequence is MTDSSTPVRVLIVDDQALVRMGFRMVLDAEPGIEVVGEAADGRAAVERTGALAPDIVLMDVRMPGMDGIDATAEIVARHPATRVIVLTTFDLDEYAFAGLRAGASGFLVKDTRPEHLMEAIRAVADGDAAISPRVTRRMIELLGPTMPATGGAAGTGEGAADPRLRPLTARELEVLTALAEGLTNQEIAGRLYLSESTVKTHVGRVLAKLEVRDRVQAVILAYDCGLVRPGA, encoded by the coding sequence ATGACCGACAGCAGCACCCCCGTCCGCGTGCTCATCGTGGACGACCAGGCGCTCGTGCGCATGGGCTTCCGCATGGTGCTCGACGCCGAGCCCGGGATCGAGGTGGTGGGCGAGGCCGCCGACGGCCGCGCGGCCGTGGAGCGCACGGGCGCCCTCGCCCCCGACATCGTGCTCATGGACGTGCGGATGCCCGGGATGGACGGCATCGACGCCACCGCCGAGATCGTCGCCCGGCACCCGGCGACGCGCGTCATCGTGCTGACCACGTTCGACCTCGACGAGTACGCGTTCGCCGGGCTGCGCGCCGGCGCGAGCGGGTTCCTGGTGAAGGACACGCGGCCCGAGCACCTGATGGAGGCGATCCGCGCGGTCGCCGACGGCGACGCCGCCATCTCGCCCCGGGTCACCCGGCGCATGATCGAGCTGCTCGGCCCGACGATGCCCGCGACGGGCGGCGCGGCCGGCACGGGCGAGGGCGCCGCCGACCCGCGCCTGCGCCCGCTGACCGCGCGCGAGCTGGAGGTGCTGACGGCGCTGGCCGAGGGGCTCACGAACCAGGAGATCGCGGGCCGCCTGTACCTGTCGGAGTCGACGGTGAAGACGCACGTGGGCCGGGTGCTCGCGAAGCTCGAGGTGCGGGACCGCGTCCAGGCCGTGATCCTCGCGTACGACTGCGGACTCGTGCGGCCCGGTGCATGA
- a CDS encoding ROK family protein, producing the protein MRRGTNLPAIGGYNRTVVLDAVRRAAEGASRSEVAERTGLSAQTVTNVTRRLIDEGLVREGGTVIRGPGKPRTLLHLVADGRFAVGVHVDPAVITSVLLDLEGTVLRHVSSPTPSASRPDEVVALVARLVDGLIADAGVDRQAVLGVGLAAPGPIDVGAGLVLDPPMLPRWRHVPLRSALSTATGLPVLLEKDVTAAAVAELWFGPGDRRHLAFVYYGTGFGTGLVLGGEPVRGASSNAGDAGHIMVASRGRRCTCGRVGCVGELITPHALVRLAVEGGVLGAGDVSDAALAESAASGDAVDMRLIGEAFHALAARADAEDGPARRIVEAAARHLARAIVIQVNLLDVDEVVCGGPFWHPIARLVLETLPEEVRRSPALIAKHPVRVVESAVGEDVAAVGAACLVLDNAFSPRPSAMLIRG; encoded by the coding sequence ATGCGACGCGGCACCAACCTGCCCGCCATCGGCGGCTACAACCGCACCGTCGTGCTCGACGCGGTGCGCCGCGCGGCCGAGGGCGCCAGCCGCTCCGAGGTCGCCGAGCGCACGGGCCTCAGCGCGCAGACCGTGACCAACGTGACCCGCCGACTCATCGACGAGGGGCTCGTGCGCGAGGGCGGCACCGTGATCCGCGGGCCCGGCAAGCCGCGCACGCTCCTGCACCTCGTGGCCGACGGCCGCTTCGCGGTGGGCGTGCACGTGGATCCCGCGGTCATCACCTCCGTGCTGCTCGACCTCGAGGGCACGGTGCTCCGGCACGTCAGCAGCCCCACGCCGTCCGCGTCCCGCCCCGACGAGGTGGTGGCGCTCGTGGCCCGGCTCGTCGACGGGCTCATCGCCGACGCGGGGGTCGACCGCCAGGCCGTGCTCGGCGTCGGACTCGCGGCGCCTGGCCCCATCGACGTCGGCGCGGGCCTCGTGCTGGATCCCCCGATGCTCCCCCGCTGGCGTCACGTGCCGCTGCGCTCGGCCCTCAGCACCGCGACCGGCCTGCCGGTGCTGCTCGAGAAGGACGTGACCGCGGCGGCCGTCGCCGAGCTGTGGTTCGGCCCCGGGGATCGCCGCCACCTCGCGTTCGTGTACTACGGCACGGGCTTCGGCACCGGGCTCGTGCTCGGCGGCGAGCCCGTGCGGGGAGCCAGCTCCAACGCCGGGGACGCCGGGCACATCATGGTCGCCTCGCGCGGCAGGCGCTGCACGTGCGGGCGCGTCGGCTGCGTGGGCGAGCTGATCACCCCGCACGCGCTCGTGCGCCTGGCGGTCGAGGGCGGCGTGCTCGGGGCGGGCGACGTGTCCGACGCGGCGCTCGCGGAGTCCGCGGCGAGCGGCGACGCGGTCGACATGCGGCTGATCGGCGAGGCCTTCCACGCGCTCGCGGCCCGCGCGGACGCGGAGGACGGGCCCGCCCGCCGGATCGTGGAGGCCGCGGCCCGCCACCTCGCGCGCGCCATCGTGATCCAGGTCAACCTGCTCGACGTCGACGAGGTCGTCTGCGGCGGGCCCTTCTGGCACCCCATCGCGCGACTCGTGCTCGAGACGCTGCCCGAGGAGGTGCGGCGGTCCCCCGCGCTCATCGCCAAGCACCCCGTGCGGGTGGTCGAGTCGGCGGTCGGCGAGGACGTCGCCGCCGTGGGCGCCGCGTGCCTCGTGCTGGACAACGCGTTCTCGCCGCGTCCGTCGGCGATGCTCATCCGGGGCTAG
- the clpS gene encoding ATP-dependent Clp protease adapter ClpS, which yields MTTTAADARASRLLPAARRAADPPAGDPGSGTRTVSDTSLLERASTPPVWSCVVWNDPVNLMTYVSYVFRSYFGFPRERADELMLRVHEDGRAVVATGIREEIERHVLAMHVYGLWATLERVDA from the coding sequence ATGACCACCACCGCCGCGGACGCGCGGGCCTCCCGCCTCCTCCCCGCCGCTCGCCGCGCCGCCGACCCGCCCGCGGGCGACCCCGGGTCGGGCACGCGCACGGTATCCGACACCAGCCTGCTCGAGCGCGCGTCGACCCCGCCGGTGTGGAGCTGCGTGGTCTGGAACGATCCCGTCAACCTCATGACCTACGTCTCGTACGTGTTCCGCAGCTACTTCGGCTTCCCCCGCGAGCGCGCCGACGAGCTCATGCTCCGCGTGCACGAGGACGGCCGGGCGGTCGTCGCGACGGGGATCCGCGAGGAGATCGAGCGCCACGTCCTGGCGATGCACGTCTACGGCCTGTGGGCCACGCTCGAGCGGGTGGACGCGTGA
- a CDS encoding DNA alkylation repair protein: protein MTRDAEFVAAALEREGAWYRAEAERERLRSDLEFVGASVGAVRGTVRDLGRRRPGMTRDEAVALASELWRSRVYEERLAAVVLLQEHVDRLDNGDLTRIEGFVRDARLRALVDPLALDVVGPLVERLAGAARTRADQALDRWAGEGDVWLRRAALLAPTRPLRAGGGDWDGFLRRARTAQAAPRGGHDVVREAVEGGAGGRARDAA from the coding sequence ATGACCAGGGACGCCGAGTTCGTCGCGGCGGCCCTCGAGCGGGAGGGCGCGTGGTACCGCGCCGAGGCGGAGCGCGAGCGGCTGCGCTCCGACCTGGAGTTCGTAGGTGCGTCCGTCGGTGCCGTGCGCGGGACGGTCCGCGACCTCGGCCGGCGGCGGCCGGGCATGACCCGGGACGAGGCCGTCGCCCTCGCGTCCGAGCTGTGGCGATCGCGGGTGTACGAGGAGCGCCTCGCGGCCGTCGTGCTGCTGCAGGAGCACGTCGACCGCCTCGACAACGGCGACCTGACGCGCATCGAGGGCTTCGTGCGGGACGCGCGGCTGCGCGCGCTCGTGGATCCGCTCGCCCTCGACGTCGTCGGTCCGCTCGTCGAGCGGCTGGCCGGTGCCGCGCGCACCCGGGCCGACCAGGCGCTCGACCGCTGGGCGGGCGAGGGGGACGTGTGGCTCCGCCGGGCCGCCCTGCTGGCGCCGACGCGACCGCTCCGGGCCGGCGGCGGCGACTGGGACGGGTTCCTCCGTCGCGCCCGCACCGCGCAGGCGGCTCCTCGCGGCGGGCACGACGTGGTGCGCGAGGCGGTCGAGGGGGGTGCGGGAGGTCGTGCGCGAGACGCGGCCTGA
- a CDS encoding ABC transporter ATP-binding protein yields the protein MIVAENLTKRYGAKTAVDGVSFTVQPGMVTGFLGPNGAGKSTTMRMIVGLDRPTSGTVTVNGRRYRDLQAPLHEVGALLDAKAVHTGRSAYNHLLAMAATHGIPRSRVDEVIEMTGLQPVAKKRVGGFSLGMGQRLGIAVALLGDPRTLILDEPVNGLDPEGVMWVRNITRYLAGQGRTVLLSSHLMSEMAQTADHLIVLGRGRVLADAPVAAVVAGATSAIVRVRSPHADQLGQAVARPEVVVTSVERDVIEITGLTAAQVGDAAMSAGVVLHELTPVTASLEDAYLSLTQGDVEYHSAAVGTTEQEIAR from the coding sequence ATGATCGTCGCTGAGAACCTGACCAAGCGCTACGGCGCGAAGACCGCCGTGGACGGCGTGAGCTTCACCGTCCAGCCGGGCATGGTGACCGGATTCCTCGGTCCGAACGGCGCCGGCAAGTCCACCACGATGCGCATGATCGTGGGTCTCGACCGCCCCACGTCCGGCACGGTGACCGTCAACGGCCGCCGCTACCGCGACCTCCAGGCCCCGCTCCACGAGGTCGGCGCGCTCCTCGACGCCAAGGCCGTCCACACGGGCCGCTCCGCCTACAACCACCTGCTCGCGATGGCGGCCACGCACGGGATCCCGCGCTCGCGGGTGGACGAGGTCATCGAGATGACCGGCCTCCAGCCGGTCGCCAAGAAGCGCGTCGGCGGCTTCTCCCTCGGCATGGGACAGCGCCTCGGCATCGCCGTCGCTCTCCTCGGGGACCCGCGCACGCTGATCCTCGACGAGCCCGTCAACGGCCTCGACCCCGAGGGCGTCATGTGGGTGCGCAACATCACCCGCTACCTCGCCGGCCAGGGACGCACCGTCCTCCTCTCCTCGCACCTCATGAGCGAGATGGCGCAGACCGCCGACCACCTCATCGTCCTCGGGCGCGGTCGCGTGCTCGCCGACGCTCCCGTCGCGGCGGTCGTCGCCGGGGCCACGAGCGCCATCGTCCGCGTCCGCTCCCCGCACGCCGACCAGCTCGGCCAGGCGGTGGCGCGACCGGAGGTCGTGGTCACCAGCGTCGAGCGCGACGTGATCGAGATCACCGGCCTCACGGCCGCTCAGGTCGGCGACGCCGCGATGTCCGCCGGGGTCGTGCTGCACGAGCTCACGCCCGTGACCGCGTCCCTCGAGGACGCCTACCTGTCGCTCACGCAGGGCGACGTCGAGTACCACAGCGCCGCAGTCGGCACGACCGAGCAGGAGATCGCACGATGA
- a CDS encoding DUF2017 family protein, with protein MRAFRARPDGTVAAHLEPHEVAMLRGLLGELRGILDEGSAPGGATDGAAPSPVVERLLPDAYPDDIEASAEFRRFTAADLSEAKAANATAVEATLAEADARGAGRRGLLVVLDPMGAQAWLRTLNDLRLAISVPLRIDEADGWRDGAPQESASLYDWLTFAQGSLIEAVDR; from the coding sequence GTGAGGGCCTTCCGCGCGCGCCCCGACGGCACGGTGGCCGCGCACCTCGAGCCGCACGAGGTCGCCATGCTGCGCGGCCTGCTCGGCGAGCTCCGCGGGATCCTGGACGAGGGATCCGCGCCCGGCGGCGCCACGGACGGCGCCGCACCCTCCCCCGTCGTCGAGCGCCTGCTGCCCGACGCGTACCCGGACGACATCGAGGCCTCCGCCGAGTTCCGGCGGTTCACGGCGGCGGACCTCAGCGAGGCGAAGGCCGCGAACGCGACCGCGGTCGAGGCGACGCTGGCGGAGGCCGACGCGCGCGGAGCCGGCCGACGCGGACTCCTCGTGGTGCTCGATCCGATGGGCGCGCAGGCCTGGCTCCGCACGCTGAACGACCTGCGGCTCGCGATCTCGGTGCCGCTGCGCATCGACGAGGCGGACGGCTGGCGCGACGGCGCACCGCAGGAGAGCGCGAGCCTGTACGACTGGCTGACGTTCGCCCAAGGGTCGCTCATCGAGGCCGTCGACCGCTGA